In Hyphomicrobium denitrificans 1NES1, one DNA window encodes the following:
- a CDS encoding quercetin 2,3-dioxygenase → MVSDGAATRPIALEKNQGEALWFVASLAIIKAAGEMTNGRVTVFEILAPEGAGSPLHVHHREDEWFYILEGEMTFWVGGRVIEVSAGSFIYGPRDIPHTYIVRSPQALYLGVEEPAGFEKFMRAVGQPAKTLTIPPPSTHLPDQNLLASVASEFGMEILGPPGIPTT, encoded by the coding sequence ATGGTTTCTGATGGCGCCGCCACACGTCCGATCGCCTTGGAAAAAAATCAGGGTGAGGCCCTTTGGTTCGTCGCTTCGCTGGCGATCATTAAAGCGGCCGGAGAAATGACGAACGGCCGCGTCACGGTGTTCGAGATTCTCGCACCCGAAGGCGCAGGTTCACCGCTCCATGTTCACCACCGCGAGGATGAATGGTTTTATATTCTGGAAGGCGAAATGACATTCTGGGTTGGCGGACGCGTTATCGAAGTGTCGGCAGGATCGTTTATCTATGGACCACGCGATATTCCGCACACTTACATAGTCCGGTCGCCGCAAGCGCTGTATTTGGGGGTTGAGGAGCCTGCCGGCTTCGAGAAGTTCATGCGCGCGGTCGGGCAGCCCGCCAAGACTTTGACTATTCCGCCGCCCTCAACGCACTTGCCTGATCAAAATCTCTTGGCATCCGTAGCGAGTGAATTTGGGATGGAGATTCTGGGCCCGCCAGGTATTCCCACCACGTGA
- a CDS encoding vWA domain-containing protein has product MSSLFSFSALAGDACVEEQEPNESPETAQAVSGNFCVQGTISDSDQSIFAWTVGADAAKRPWTVDLAGPHGQQTRVQIHRLEEPADADNPAVVGPELSSLVTPDGADSVQRSNFFIIPGVWLVGVSTSAGQGGAFHVSFRADDASADQAAPASASAEQAVQVAGQFALKGVLVNDSWSSWQLSPIEARKRWLLTATAPIGANVALELQSQDGKPILTSTQIAEGRLELADIGLPAGTYRIHLTSNDSKSYPFSLASASQGPRSPGREEEPNDSVLSARPLMLGQTMTGRIAHAGDVDTYVLPTTAAGQLLSIRLGGQSRAITRLCIGGADGAVLQCREGVMPSLDDIVITDAHRFFIVSGGPSPDATYDLAAHVIGQQSADAESEPNDTGDLANTLAGPLMRGRFVNADTDVFRFKATDSKPRTLKLTGDAATSLEVTDMQAQSSARVERATGTDGKPVTGPLQLSNLTLAPGDYLVVAKGTDGAYTLETTVSADAAPASGASTEREPNDAVEQAQALQEGERIAGVISPDGDVDQYRVSIVTPEDIIIHLDPDQGCPVVFALNWDSWSGSKPTATITGKSFAYPARLQPGDYTISVQHESQCSTASRYTIGFDATNLEAFGDIEPNDAFAGASAMPPNLKVEGTVGQFTDGDWFKLPKVEKDTGVSIVATGEVEAALTDGKPTSSAQMAQPTVIASGSQGEIVKGTVPAGATAAIRVNGRGAYTLAVTMDDRATVPTAGAPSSPSSQAKKSDAPPTVAEPAHPSNAAPSALKAELAFATAEIAAYWHRGQRVPGKLKVINGESTPVEVTFATTGLRPGWRLDLPPTATIAANSSLDLPLALEVASDPYAARPTKITVSLSKGSGTLANASASMAASISAQPVGDHLAFELPDELLGGFNVAWTALGGTLLSPPEGANDENGLSNINDGLSSNAGYIFDAALLPQTTTVRFGGNKTWPVRGITINPQTPGVWPPEYMANFELLLSADGETFERVLTGEVSQEPREQSFVLPKAIEAKAAQLRILSNHDGNLGRVAVSEWKVIVDPQVGIGAEIDIADSLRGGHVVWSDPLISAETPVVKGVLEEGGPGPVVSVPSGVAPQVTIGFHEDRAAQITALEWIDSEPANGAATFPGVMIDASTETPLGPWTRVGEWKLGEGKPSTKTFDKPIWARFLRFTSARKAGEGGETVQFPTKLRILERASNANYRSILGEWGQYSAASFYEKTLPAPPVAKPESDDNDSREKAEPLAMDQLVSGRVEIGRDEDWFKILQPEGMDRLTIMLGGEPTIGADISLVDDADKPVVLVDTGGTPREADFEARVVPGKTYYLKVSQPPHSVMIAYDTSGSLLAFIPIIYNALEVFAAGVHPGQEAVNFMPFDRPAMLPDFSDQPAILKQALAKDSRESTTSGLEGTSITAMRNLSTRRGTRALLLVTDAASSTTEATTDLWKMVEQTRPRIFAAHTGSFDDPLHEKQTMQDLSLASGGHYASSRSQPELDVAFDRVAAWLRRPAGYTLLAKAGKAAPPEPGRLAVASAAIPVNSEAPPSEKREGGLEIVLDASGSMLKHMDGRRRIEIARTSLARLVKDHLKPDDRVALRVFGHDKPGSCETTLVQPLGTLDPDAMTATVNGIVPQNLAKTPIAASLSQVESDLKDVTGTKTVILLTDGEETCGGDPRAVISTLAAHDIQVRVNIVGFSVDDPMLKGEFREWARIGRGRYFDAAKAQDLDSAIAAAADVPFAAYDNNGNVVGQGTVDGPGIAVPAGHYRVEVASTPPQIFSDVMIKERDVTRLSASK; this is encoded by the coding sequence GTGTCGAGCCTCTTCTCATTCAGCGCGCTTGCCGGTGATGCGTGCGTCGAGGAACAGGAACCGAACGAAAGTCCCGAGACCGCGCAGGCCGTCAGCGGTAACTTCTGTGTCCAGGGCACGATCTCCGATTCCGACCAGTCGATTTTTGCCTGGACAGTCGGTGCGGACGCTGCGAAGCGCCCCTGGACGGTCGACCTCGCCGGGCCTCACGGCCAGCAGACCAGAGTTCAGATCCATCGCCTCGAAGAACCGGCCGATGCCGACAATCCTGCGGTCGTGGGACCGGAGCTGAGCAGTCTGGTGACGCCGGACGGTGCCGATTCAGTTCAACGTTCAAACTTTTTCATCATACCGGGCGTTTGGCTCGTCGGCGTTTCGACGAGCGCCGGTCAAGGGGGCGCGTTCCATGTCTCGTTCCGTGCAGACGACGCATCCGCTGATCAAGCCGCCCCGGCCAGTGCGTCTGCGGAGCAGGCAGTTCAGGTCGCCGGCCAGTTCGCGCTCAAGGGCGTGCTCGTCAACGATAGCTGGTCTTCGTGGCAACTCTCCCCGATCGAGGCACGCAAGCGCTGGCTTTTGACCGCGACGGCACCCATTGGTGCGAACGTGGCGCTCGAACTGCAAAGCCAGGATGGCAAGCCGATCCTGACATCAACGCAGATTGCCGAAGGACGTCTCGAATTGGCCGATATCGGGCTCCCGGCCGGAACCTACCGCATTCACCTGACGAGCAACGATTCCAAATCCTATCCCTTTTCGCTCGCCTCCGCGTCGCAAGGTCCACGCAGCCCGGGTCGGGAAGAGGAGCCGAACGACAGCGTGCTTTCCGCCCGGCCCTTGATGCTCGGGCAGACCATGACCGGCCGCATCGCGCATGCAGGCGATGTCGACACTTATGTCCTGCCGACGACAGCTGCGGGTCAGCTGCTGAGCATTCGGCTCGGTGGACAGAGCCGCGCCATCACCCGATTGTGCATCGGCGGCGCCGACGGCGCAGTCCTTCAATGCCGCGAGGGGGTGATGCCGAGCCTCGACGATATCGTCATCACCGATGCGCATCGCTTCTTCATCGTCTCCGGCGGGCCGAGCCCCGACGCCACGTACGATCTCGCCGCGCATGTCATAGGCCAGCAATCGGCCGACGCGGAGAGCGAGCCAAATGACACGGGTGATTTGGCTAACACGCTCGCCGGACCGTTGATGCGCGGCCGCTTCGTCAACGCCGACACCGACGTCTTCCGTTTCAAGGCAACGGATTCCAAACCCCGCACACTGAAGTTGACGGGTGATGCGGCGACGTCGCTGGAAGTCACCGACATGCAGGCTCAATCGTCGGCGCGGGTGGAGCGCGCGACCGGCACGGACGGGAAGCCCGTTACGGGTCCCTTGCAGCTTTCAAACTTGACGCTCGCACCGGGTGACTATCTCGTCGTCGCGAAGGGCACGGACGGCGCCTATACGCTCGAGACAACCGTCTCTGCGGACGCGGCACCCGCGTCTGGCGCTTCAACAGAACGCGAGCCGAACGATGCGGTCGAGCAGGCGCAAGCCCTCCAAGAAGGAGAGCGCATCGCGGGCGTGATTTCGCCGGATGGTGATGTCGATCAATATCGTGTGTCGATCGTGACGCCCGAGGACATCATTATTCACCTGGACCCGGATCAGGGGTGTCCGGTCGTGTTCGCCTTGAATTGGGATAGCTGGTCGGGGTCGAAGCCGACGGCTACAATCACAGGAAAGAGTTTCGCTTATCCAGCCCGATTGCAACCGGGCGACTACACGATTTCCGTGCAGCACGAGTCGCAGTGTTCGACCGCGAGCCGTTACACGATCGGGTTCGACGCGACAAACCTCGAAGCATTCGGAGACATCGAACCCAACGACGCATTTGCCGGAGCATCTGCGATGCCGCCAAACCTGAAAGTCGAAGGCACGGTCGGGCAGTTTACCGACGGCGACTGGTTCAAGCTGCCGAAGGTTGAGAAGGACACAGGCGTTTCAATCGTCGCTACCGGAGAGGTCGAGGCCGCATTGACGGACGGCAAGCCGACGTCCTCCGCACAGATGGCCCAGCCGACGGTCATTGCGAGCGGCAGCCAGGGAGAGATCGTCAAAGGCACAGTTCCCGCTGGCGCGACCGCGGCGATCCGTGTGAATGGCCGGGGCGCCTATACGCTTGCCGTCACGATGGACGATCGCGCGACGGTCCCGACCGCCGGCGCACCGTCATCTCCTTCGTCCCAGGCAAAAAAGTCCGACGCACCACCAACGGTCGCCGAGCCTGCGCACCCAAGCAACGCTGCACCAAGTGCACTTAAAGCGGAGTTGGCATTCGCAACCGCAGAAATCGCGGCCTACTGGCATCGGGGCCAGAGGGTTCCGGGGAAGCTCAAGGTGATCAACGGCGAGAGCACGCCGGTCGAGGTGACGTTCGCGACGACGGGACTTCGGCCCGGCTGGCGCCTCGATCTACCCCCGACGGCCACCATCGCCGCCAATAGCTCGCTCGACCTGCCCCTCGCGCTCGAAGTGGCGTCCGACCCCTATGCGGCGCGCCCAACGAAGATCACCGTATCGCTGAGCAAGGGTTCGGGCACTCTTGCAAACGCCAGCGCAAGCATGGCAGCGTCAATCTCGGCGCAACCGGTCGGCGATCACCTCGCTTTCGAACTGCCGGATGAACTCCTCGGCGGTTTCAATGTCGCGTGGACCGCGCTAGGCGGAACGCTGCTGTCCCCCCCTGAAGGCGCCAATGATGAAAATGGCCTTTCGAACATCAACGATGGCCTGAGTTCCAATGCAGGGTACATCTTCGATGCGGCGTTGCTGCCCCAGACCACGACGGTTCGTTTCGGCGGCAACAAGACGTGGCCTGTAAGAGGGATCACGATCAATCCGCAAACGCCCGGCGTATGGCCGCCGGAATACATGGCAAACTTCGAGCTTCTTCTTTCTGCTGATGGCGAGACGTTCGAGCGGGTCTTGACTGGCGAAGTCAGCCAAGAACCCCGCGAGCAGTCGTTCGTCCTGCCGAAAGCCATCGAAGCGAAGGCTGCGCAGCTTCGCATTCTCTCCAACCACGATGGCAACCTTGGCCGCGTTGCGGTCAGCGAATGGAAGGTGATCGTTGATCCGCAGGTCGGTATCGGCGCGGAGATCGATATCGCAGACTCGCTTCGGGGCGGGCACGTCGTCTGGTCCGATCCGCTCATCTCGGCGGAAACACCGGTCGTAAAAGGCGTGCTCGAGGAGGGCGGCCCGGGTCCTGTTGTTTCGGTGCCTTCTGGCGTCGCGCCGCAGGTTACGATCGGGTTTCACGAAGATCGCGCCGCACAGATCACGGCGTTGGAATGGATCGACTCGGAACCGGCAAACGGCGCTGCGACGTTTCCCGGGGTCATGATCGACGCCTCGACCGAGACGCCGCTCGGTCCCTGGACAAGGGTCGGCGAATGGAAGCTCGGCGAAGGCAAGCCTTCGACCAAGACGTTCGATAAGCCCATCTGGGCGCGCTTCTTGCGCTTCACATCTGCCAGGAAGGCAGGCGAAGGAGGAGAAACGGTCCAGTTCCCGACGAAGCTGCGCATCCTGGAGCGAGCAAGCAACGCGAATTACCGATCGATTTTGGGCGAGTGGGGACAATACTCGGCCGCAAGCTTCTACGAAAAAACGCTGCCGGCGCCGCCGGTGGCGAAGCCCGAGAGTGACGATAACGACTCACGCGAAAAGGCCGAGCCGCTGGCCATGGATCAGCTCGTCTCGGGCCGGGTCGAAATCGGCCGCGATGAGGACTGGTTCAAGATCCTGCAACCCGAGGGCATGGACCGGCTCACGATCATGCTCGGCGGCGAGCCGACCATCGGAGCCGACATTTCGCTCGTCGATGACGCTGACAAGCCGGTCGTGCTCGTCGACACGGGCGGCACACCGCGCGAGGCGGATTTCGAGGCACGGGTCGTGCCGGGCAAGACATACTATCTGAAGGTCTCGCAACCCCCGCACTCGGTGATGATCGCCTACGACACGTCGGGGAGTCTGCTCGCCTTCATTCCAATTATCTACAACGCCCTCGAGGTGTTTGCTGCGGGAGTTCATCCGGGACAGGAAGCGGTGAACTTCATGCCGTTCGATCGTCCTGCGATGCTGCCGGATTTCAGCGACCAGCCCGCTATCCTGAAGCAGGCTCTCGCGAAAGATAGCCGTGAAAGCACGACCAGCGGCTTGGAGGGTACCTCCATCACCGCCATGCGGAATCTCTCGACGCGGCGAGGAACTCGGGCACTGTTGCTTGTGACCGACGCTGCGAGCTCGACGACCGAGGCGACCACCGATCTATGGAAAATGGTCGAACAGACGCGGCCTCGCATCTTCGCGGCGCACACCGGCTCGTTCGACGATCCCTTGCACGAAAAGCAGACGATGCAAGATCTTAGTCTCGCAAGCGGCGGGCATTATGCGTCGTCTCGGAGCCAGCCTGAGCTTGACGTCGCTTTCGACCGCGTCGCTGCGTGGCTACGCCGACCCGCGGGCTATACGTTGCTCGCCAAGGCCGGGAAGGCTGCGCCGCCGGAGCCCGGCCGCCTGGCCGTCGCCTCTGCCGCAATTCCGGTCAATAGCGAGGCCCCGCCTTCCGAAAAGCGGGAAGGAGGCCTGGAAATCGTCCTCGACGCTTCGGGGAGTATGTTGAAGCACATGGACGGCCGCCGCCGAATCGAGATCGCACGGACATCTTTAGCAAGACTGGTGAAGGATCATCTCAAGCCGGACGACCGCGTTGCGCTGCGAGTCTTCGGGCACGACAAGCCCGGCTCGTGCGAAACCACACTCGTGCAACCGCTCGGTACTCTCGATCCGGACGCGATGACGGCAACAGTGAATGGCATCGTTCCTCAAAACCTGGCGAAGACGCCGATTGCAGCCTCGCTGAGCCAAGTCGAGAGCGACCTCAAGGACGTGACGGGAACCAAGACGGTCATTCTGCTGACGGACGGAGAAGAAACGTGCGGTGGCGATCCGCGCGCTGTCATTTCCACGCTCGCTGCTCACGACATTCAGGTTCGCGTTAACATCGTGGGATTTTCCGTCGACGATCCAATGCTTAAGGGCGAGTTCCGCGAATGGGCTCGAATTGGCCGTGGCCGATATTTCGATGCCGCGAAGGCGCAGGATCTGGACAGCGCAATCGCGGCCGCCGCGGATGTGCCGTTCGCGGCTTACGACAACAATGGCAATGTCGTCGGCCAGGGCACCGTCGATGGCCCGGGAATTGCCGTTCCTGCCGGGCATTATCGCGTTGAGGTCGCGTCGACGCCGCCTCAGATATTCTCTGATGTGATGATCAAGGAAAGAGACGTAACCAGGCTGAGCGCCTCGAAGTAG